In Vicinamibacteria bacterium, a genomic segment contains:
- a CDS encoding NYN domain-containing protein: MAVNPQDEQRLGLFIDFENIAIGVRDAHYRKFDINLVLERLLDKGKLLVKKAYADWSRYSDYKRSFHEAAIELIEVPQKSVGGKNSADIRLVVDAMDMSFQKEHINCFVVASGDSDFSPLVSKLKENNKYVIGLGVKNSTSDLLIENCDEFIFYEDLVRGQQRTLPQIANVPEKVQECFALLVDSVLALQRENKEILWGSMVKETMKRKKPSFNETYYGFRTFSHLLEDGQRRGIVTLRRDQRSGSYIVEDLGAASTATAAARMEAPTVGSLPRPAEAPTALAAAAPSAEAAEASNGTRNPRRRRGRGRRARGASTLAAGAFMDPAASPHPDDADADEGDEHDEGEETLSHEEHEHDPHAEAGSAPPPHQAHPEASPPPAPAPAPGPAEPERPSFSLFSWIRRDQTEAPPPHPPEGRKPESRD, translated from the coding sequence TTGGCAGTCAATCCCCAGGACGAGCAACGACTCGGTCTATTCATCGACTTCGAAAACATCGCCATCGGCGTCCGTGACGCCCACTACCGCAAGTTCGACATCAACCTTGTCCTGGAGCGGCTGCTCGACAAGGGCAAGCTCCTAGTCAAGAAGGCCTATGCCGACTGGAGCCGCTACTCCGACTACAAGCGCAGCTTCCACGAGGCGGCCATCGAGCTGATCGAGGTACCCCAGAAATCGGTGGGCGGCAAGAACTCCGCGGATATCCGTCTGGTCGTGGACGCAATGGACATGTCCTTCCAGAAAGAGCACATCAACTGCTTCGTGGTGGCCTCGGGGGATTCCGACTTCTCCCCTCTCGTCTCGAAGCTCAAGGAAAACAACAAATACGTGATCGGCCTGGGGGTCAAGAACTCCACCTCCGACCTGCTCATCGAGAACTGCGACGAGTTCATCTTCTACGAGGACCTCGTCCGCGGACAACAGCGTACACTCCCGCAGATCGCGAACGTGCCGGAAAAGGTCCAGGAGTGCTTTGCCCTCCTCGTGGATTCCGTTCTCGCCCTGCAGCGCGAGAACAAGGAGATCCTCTGGGGCTCCATGGTCAAGGAGACCATGAAGCGGAAGAAGCCCTCCTTCAACGAGACCTACTACGGCTTCCGCACCTTCAGCCATCTGCTGGAGGACGGGCAACGCCGCGGCATCGTCACTCTCCGGCGGGACCAGAGGTCGGGCAGCTACATCGTGGAGGACCTCGGCGCCGCCTCCACCGCCACCGCCGCCGCCCGGATGGAGGCTCCCACGGTGGGGAGCCTGCCCCGTCCGGCGGAAGCGCCCACCGCGCTCGCCGCCGCCGCCCCCTCCGCGGAGGCCGCGGAGGCCTCCAACGGCACGCGGAACCCGCGGCGACGACGAGGTCGCGGACGCCGGGCCCGTGGAGCATCGACGCTGGCCGCGGGCGCGTTCATGGACCCGGCCGCCTCGCCCCACCCGGACGATGCCGATGCGGATGAGGGTGACGAGCACGACGAGGGCGAAGAGACTCTCTCCCACGAGGAGCACGAGCACGATCCCCACGCGGAAGCCGGGAGCGCGCCCCCCCCTCACCAAGCTCACCCGGAAGCATCACCTCCGCCCGCGCCGGCCCCCGCACCCGGGCCTGCGGAGCCCGAGCGGCCGTCGTTCTCGCTCTTCTCGTGGATCCGGCGGGACCAGACGGAGGCGCCGCCACCCCATCCCCCCGAGGGACGGAAGCCAGAGTCGCGGGACTGA
- a CDS encoding NAD(P)-dependent alcohol dehydrogenase — protein MKAFEIRKTFGLDALTPTERADPSPGPGHVLLRVRAASLNYRDLLMVQGLYNPKQPLPLIPLSDGVGEVVRLGDGVTRVKEGDRVAGTFAQKWLAGEPTRQKLLSTLGGPLDGMLADHIVLPEEGVVPVPAHLSDEEAATLPCAAVTAWSALVTQGGLKAGDTLLVLGTGGVSLFALQFARLLGARVIVTSSSDEKLARARALGASELINYKATPDWEKKVKELTGGVGTDHVLEVGGSGTLSRSLRSVRIGGHISLIGNLTGLTADLNLAPILMQNVRVQGVMVGSRETFEAMNRAIAFHQLRPVLDRVFPFAEARAALEYLAGQAHFGKIGIRI, from the coding sequence ATGAAGGCGTTCGAGATCCGCAAGACTTTCGGCCTGGACGCGCTCACCCCAACCGAGCGTGCGGATCCTAGCCCCGGTCCCGGCCACGTCCTCCTCCGGGTCCGGGCTGCTTCCCTCAACTATCGGGACCTCCTCATGGTCCAGGGTCTCTACAATCCCAAGCAGCCGCTGCCCCTCATCCCCCTCTCCGACGGCGTGGGAGAGGTGGTGCGGCTCGGCGATGGAGTGACCCGCGTGAAGGAGGGGGACCGCGTGGCGGGGACCTTCGCGCAGAAGTGGCTCGCTGGCGAGCCCACCCGGCAGAAGCTGCTCTCCACCCTGGGCGGCCCCCTCGACGGCATGCTCGCCGACCATATCGTCCTGCCCGAAGAAGGAGTGGTGCCGGTGCCCGCCCACCTCAGCGACGAAGAGGCGGCCACCCTCCCCTGCGCGGCGGTGACGGCATGGAGCGCCCTCGTGACCCAGGGGGGCCTCAAAGCCGGCGATACCCTGCTCGTCCTGGGCACAGGCGGGGTCTCCCTCTTCGCCCTTCAGTTCGCCCGCCTGCTGGGCGCGCGCGTGATCGTCACCTCCTCGAGCGACGAGAAGCTGGCCCGGGCGCGGGCCCTGGGCGCGTCGGAGCTCATCAATTACAAAGCCACGCCGGACTGGGAGAAGAAGGTGAAGGAGCTGACGGGGGGCGTGGGGACCGACCACGTGCTCGAGGTGGGTGGCTCCGGCACCCTCTCCCGCTCGCTCCGCTCAGTACGCATAGGCGGCCACATCAGCTTGATCGGCAACCTCACTGGCCTCACCGCCGATCTGAACCTGGCCCCGATCCTCATGCAAAATGTCCGCGTCCAGGGAGTGATGGTGGGGAGCCGGGAGACCTTCGAGGCCATGAACCGCGCCATCGCCTTCCACCAGCTGCGCCCGGTGCTGGATCGTGTGTTCCCGTTCGCGGAGGCCCGGGCCGCCCTGGAGTATCTGGCCGGGCAGGCTCACTTCGGCAAGATCGGCATCCGCATCTGA
- a CDS encoding arylesterase, translated as MRGRLLGLLALAVSIGCLFFWTGWSQGPLVAFLGDSLTSGWKLPPDQAYPARAQRALRERGRPIRVLNAGVSGDTVAQGGERLEGVLQLRPDVLVVALGINDGLRGLPLAAVETNLRDIVSRARGRGVHVLLAGMRIPPGRDPEYARRFGEIYERLAADYRLPLVPFLLEGVAGRPEMTFPEGLHPSAVGQERVATNLLPHLELLLAEVRAGKRP; from the coding sequence ATGAGGGGGCGGCTTCTCGGCCTGCTCGCGCTGGCCGTCTCTATCGGATGCCTTTTCTTCTGGACGGGGTGGTCGCAAGGTCCGCTCGTGGCCTTCCTCGGGGATAGCCTCACCTCCGGCTGGAAGCTGCCGCCCGATCAGGCCTATCCCGCGCGGGCGCAGCGGGCGCTGCGGGAGCGCGGGCGGCCCATACGCGTGCTGAACGCCGGGGTGAGCGGAGACACGGTGGCCCAGGGCGGGGAGCGCCTCGAGGGAGTGCTGCAGCTGCGGCCGGATGTCCTGGTGGTGGCCCTCGGGATCAACGATGGCCTGCGCGGGTTGCCCCTGGCCGCCGTCGAAACGAACCTCCGCGACATCGTGAGCCGCGCTCGAGGGAGAGGGGTGCACGTCCTCCTGGCCGGGATGCGCATCCCGCCCGGTCGCGACCCCGAGTACGCGCGGCGCTTCGGTGAAATTTACGAGCGGCTGGCCGCCGACTACCGCCTCCCGCTCGTGCCCTTCCTCTTGGAGGGGGTGGCCGGCCGGCCGGAGATGACCTTTCCCGAAGGGCTGCACCCCTCGGCCGTGGGCCAGGAGCGGGTGGCTACCAACCTTCTGCCCCACCTGGAGCTGCTGCTGGCCGAGGTCCGGGCCGGGAAGCGTCCCTGA
- a CDS encoding DoxX family protein produces MPASAVVRRAANLGLSIAAVLGFLAPLATRLVVGWAFYLTGHGKWEHFDNTVTFFTELGIPFPVANAAFVASLEFVGGICLILGLLTRLMAAGLASTMVVALLTADRQRFVESWSSASEISPTDISSFVFLLFFLWLALYGPGVLSLDTLLARRLGVGGSAGGKAAAR; encoded by the coding sequence ATGCCCGCCTCTGCCGTCGTTCGTCGTGCCGCGAACCTGGGACTGAGCATTGCGGCCGTCCTCGGCTTCCTGGCCCCTCTCGCCACCCGCCTTGTCGTGGGGTGGGCCTTCTACCTGACCGGCCACGGGAAATGGGAGCACTTCGACAACACGGTCACCTTCTTCACCGAGCTAGGCATCCCCTTCCCCGTCGCCAACGCCGCTTTCGTGGCGAGCTTGGAGTTCGTGGGCGGGATCTGCCTGATCCTGGGCCTCCTCACGCGTCTGATGGCCGCGGGCCTGGCCTCCACCATGGTCGTCGCCCTCCTCACCGCGGACCGGCAGCGCTTCGTCGAATCTTGGAGCTCGGCGAGCGAGATCAGTCCCACCGACATATCCTCCTTCGTATTCCTGCTCTTCTTTCTCTGGCTCGCGCTCTACGGCCCCGGCGTCTTGAGCCTGGACACGCTTCTCGCCCGGCGGTTGGGTGTGGGCGGGTCCGCGGGGGGAAAGGCCGCGGCCAGATGA
- a CDS encoding FAD-binding and (Fe-S)-binding domain-containing protein: MQPPDPALLRDLGRILSPDRVLARPLDRLGRSADASMYQLIPQAVVRPRDLAEIRGLFDYAHAHGRRLTFRAAGTSLSGQALSDDLLLELAPHWRAARVLDRGRRVWTQPGVVGGHLNRLLAPHRARIGPDPASIDAAMMGGILANNSSGMCCGVAQNSYHTLDSLAVLLADGTWVDTARSDADATLQRERPALHAAIRLLRDEVRADAPLAARIRAKFSRKNTTGYSLNALLDFDAPADILAHLMVGSEGTLAFVAEMTLKTVPEPPARATGLLYFADLKEAGAAVAPLAAAGADALEIMDAASLRSQADDRAYPFPIGDRVAALLTEFRAADEGELETALARAKSALAPFNLLAPFRFTTDPVEREQHWRLRKGLASRVGALRPSGTSFLTEDVAVPTERLAEAIADCQSLFARHGLPDTILFGHAKDGNLHFVMAEDLRRPEAVERYGRFLEALVDLVVAKYDGAIKAEHGSGRNMAPFVRREWGDRAYGVMRRIKALLDPHGILNPGVVLNDDPRAHLQNLKPMPSISLLADRCIECGLCEPRCPSRDLTLTPRQRIRVTRELARLDAEASREAGDLASALRADFAYEGIASCAGDSMCQTSCPVKIDTGALIKEIKAAAQPPFARRAATWAAGHFGLLASLARTSLRAGRALRSVPGGGLALEALTDLLHRGLPSLVPRLAPDLELPRAASALPALPGPRGGRAVVYFPSCLTRILGELPGENALPPARAALDVLRWAGVDVRYPDGIGRLCCGLPFAGKAFPEAARRAGAETVSALWRATHEGRDVVVTDASPCAGTLQELSAGLLRESGRSLRVQDFPTFWAREVLPGRSAPPRLSGFAVLHPTCTLVRVGGLPDLLKVARAHRESVVVADAAECCGFAGDRGYLVPELTRSAAAREAAEVRELLAARGGGLYSTCRTCEIGMSRAVGRPCRSVLHLVHEAVFGD, encoded by the coding sequence GTGCAGCCCCCGGACCCCGCACTTCTTCGCGACCTCGGCCGCATTCTGTCTCCCGACCGCGTCTTGGCCCGTCCCCTCGATCGCCTCGGGCGTTCCGCCGACGCCTCCATGTACCAGCTGATCCCGCAGGCCGTGGTGCGGCCCCGGGATCTCGCTGAGATCCGCGGCCTCTTCGACTATGCCCACGCCCACGGGCGGCGGCTCACGTTCCGGGCTGCCGGGACCTCGCTCTCGGGCCAGGCTCTGAGCGATGACCTGCTGCTGGAGCTTGCGCCCCACTGGCGGGCGGCCCGAGTCCTCGACCGCGGCCGTCGGGTCTGGACCCAACCGGGGGTGGTGGGCGGACACCTGAACCGCCTCCTTGCCCCGCACCGCGCGCGCATTGGTCCCGATCCGGCCTCTATCGATGCCGCCATGATGGGCGGGATCCTCGCCAACAACTCCTCGGGCATGTGTTGCGGCGTGGCCCAGAACAGTTACCACACCCTCGATTCCTTGGCCGTGTTGCTCGCGGACGGCACCTGGGTGGACACCGCGCGCAGCGACGCCGACGCCACGCTGCAGCGCGAGCGGCCCGCCCTCCACGCGGCCATCCGGCTCCTGCGCGACGAGGTGCGGGCCGACGCCCCCCTCGCCGCCCGCATCCGGGCCAAGTTCTCGCGGAAGAACACCACCGGCTACAGCTTGAACGCTCTCCTGGACTTCGACGCCCCCGCCGACATCCTGGCCCACCTCATGGTCGGCTCCGAGGGGACCCTGGCTTTCGTGGCCGAGATGACGCTCAAAACCGTGCCCGAGCCCCCGGCCCGGGCCACGGGCCTGCTTTATTTTGCCGATCTCAAGGAGGCGGGAGCCGCGGTGGCGCCGCTGGCGGCGGCGGGTGCGGATGCCCTTGAGATCATGGACGCCGCCTCCCTGCGCTCCCAGGCGGACGACCGGGCCTACCCGTTCCCGATCGGGGATCGCGTGGCCGCGCTGCTCACCGAGTTTCGCGCCGCCGACGAGGGAGAGCTGGAGACGGCGCTGGCCCGGGCCAAGTCCGCTCTGGCTCCTTTCAACCTGCTCGCTCCCTTTCGCTTCACCACCGACCCCGTCGAGCGGGAGCAGCATTGGCGCCTGCGCAAAGGCTTGGCCTCGCGGGTGGGGGCCCTCAGACCCTCCGGGACTTCCTTCCTGACCGAGGACGTGGCCGTGCCCACCGAGCGCCTGGCCGAGGCCATCGCCGATTGCCAGTCGCTCTTCGCTCGCCACGGCCTTCCCGACACCATCCTCTTCGGCCATGCCAAGGACGGAAACCTGCACTTCGTCATGGCCGAGGACTTGCGCCGTCCCGAAGCGGTGGAGCGCTATGGGCGCTTCTTGGAGGCCCTCGTGGACCTGGTGGTCGCCAAGTACGACGGGGCGATCAAGGCCGAGCACGGTTCGGGCCGGAACATGGCTCCCTTCGTGCGCCGGGAATGGGGCGACCGAGCCTACGGGGTGATGCGACGAATCAAGGCCCTGCTTGACCCGCACGGGATCCTGAACCCGGGAGTGGTCCTGAACGACGATCCCCGTGCCCACCTCCAGAATCTGAAGCCCATGCCCTCCATCTCGCTCCTGGCCGATCGCTGCATCGAGTGCGGCCTTTGCGAGCCCCGCTGCCCCTCTCGGGATCTCACCCTGACGCCGCGGCAACGGATCCGAGTGACGCGGGAGCTCGCGCGACTGGACGCCGAAGCCAGCCGGGAAGCGGGGGATCTCGCCTCCGCTCTGCGCGCCGACTTCGCTTACGAGGGAATCGCCAGCTGCGCGGGTGACTCCATGTGCCAGACCTCCTGCCCGGTCAAGATCGACACCGGCGCCCTCATCAAGGAGATCAAGGCCGCCGCCCAGCCCCCCTTTGCGCGTCGAGCCGCCACCTGGGCGGCCGGGCACTTCGGGCTCCTGGCTTCCCTCGCCCGCACCAGCCTCCGCGCGGGCCGCGCCCTGCGCTCGGTCCCCGGGGGCGGGCTCGCGCTCGAGGCCCTGACCGACCTGCTGCACCGCGGGCTGCCCTCGCTCGTGCCCAGGTTGGCCCCGGACCTCGAGCTGCCCCGCGCGGCGTCCGCTCTACCCGCCCTCCCGGGCCCCCGCGGCGGGCGGGCCGTCGTGTACTTCCCGAGTTGCCTCACGCGCATCCTGGGCGAGCTTCCTGGGGAGAACGCCCTCCCCCCCGCGCGCGCCGCCCTCGATGTCCTGCGCTGGGCAGGGGTGGACGTACGCTATCCCGATGGCATCGGCCGCCTCTGCTGCGGGCTGCCGTTTGCGGGCAAGGCGTTTCCGGAAGCGGCCCGGCGGGCCGGAGCGGAGACCGTGTCTGCCCTGTGGCGCGCGACTCACGAGGGCCGAGATGTGGTCGTGACCGACGCCTCGCCCTGCGCGGGGACCCTCCAGGAGCTGTCCGCAGGTCTCTTGAGGGAGAGCGGCCGGAGTCTCCGCGTCCAGGACTTCCCGACCTTCTGGGCCCGCGAGGTCCTGCCCGGCCGGTCCGCTCCCCCGCGGCTCTCCGGCTTCGCCGTCCTCCACCCCACCTGCACCCTCGTGCGGGTGGGTGGCCTGCCTGACCTGCTCAAGGTAGCCCGGGCCCACCGCGAGAGCGTGGTCGTCGCCGACGCGGCCGAATGCTGTGGCTTCGCGGGAGACCGTGGATACCTGGTGCCCGAGCTGACGCGGAGTGCCGCCGCCCGCGAGGCGGCGGAGGTGCGGGAATTGCTCGCGGCCAGAGGGGGCGGCCTCTACTCCACTTGTCGCACGTGCGAGATCGGGATGTCGCGGGCGGTGGGGCGTCCGTGTCGGTCCGTCCTCCACCTCGTTCACGAGGCCGTCTTTGGCGATTGA
- a CDS encoding biosynthetic peptidoglycan transglycosylase, translated as MLGRARPWAPWILLLAAALLAAGLLKSWGEGKLRNTIETEAARYGLVAHVEGVRLGLFPPLLLKDLSLQRGRLALRAESVALSLRLGAGGIPVLRLAIGPGGAALPGGLRVEVEPTVWEVARRTGASSATLKEPVEGLIVSYFAERKRTNIRLDHLRVSSVARLLVNDVPTVDLGAVDGEVSVGPAKPGEITGDGRVAAAGVAVAGTIVLAGTLDDPRLGLDLRVERVDLARLLATSGLGLPAGAADLGTVALQARFTGRLSDPSSFVVNHRLDFVPPRTPVPAVERLKTDFIHEVELPDGTRRAIEVSPSSLDFIPLGEVPPLFVRALLLAEDAGFFGHRGLDLSEVPVALATDWARGSAARGASTLTQQLAKNLFLSREKSLGRKLQELALTLLLESALGKNRILEIYQNIIEWGPGIYGLRPAARHYFGKEPRDLSVKEMAFLVALIPGPIKYQRSLAGGELSPGFEPLVTHLLSKLRSVEAITDEEYEQAREEKLVFRRPEMPGP; from the coding sequence GTGCTCGGACGTGCGCGTCCCTGGGCCCCGTGGATCCTGCTTCTCGCGGCCGCGCTCCTCGCCGCTGGTCTCCTGAAGAGCTGGGGCGAGGGGAAGCTCCGGAACACGATCGAGACGGAGGCCGCGCGCTACGGGCTGGTCGCCCATGTGGAGGGCGTGCGCCTCGGGCTCTTCCCGCCCCTGCTCCTGAAGGATCTCTCCCTCCAGCGCGGTCGCTTGGCTCTCCGCGCTGAGAGCGTGGCCCTGAGCCTTCGTCTCGGGGCGGGCGGGATCCCCGTCCTCCGGCTTGCGATCGGTCCCGGGGGGGCGGCCTTGCCGGGGGGCCTCCGGGTCGAGGTGGAGCCGACGGTCTGGGAGGTGGCGCGGCGGACGGGCGCCAGCTCGGCAACTCTTAAGGAGCCGGTCGAAGGGCTCATCGTTTCCTATTTCGCAGAGCGGAAGCGAACGAACATTCGCCTTGACCACCTGCGCGTCTCAAGCGTGGCCCGTCTCCTGGTCAACGACGTCCCTACCGTCGACCTCGGTGCCGTCGATGGAGAAGTCAGCGTGGGCCCGGCGAAACCGGGCGAGATCACGGGCGACGGGCGGGTGGCGGCGGCGGGGGTTGCGGTTGCGGGGACGATCGTCCTCGCGGGGACCCTGGACGACCCCCGGCTCGGCCTCGACCTCCGCGTGGAAAGAGTGGACCTGGCCCGGCTGCTCGCGACCTCGGGCCTTGGCCTTCCCGCAGGCGCGGCGGACCTCGGCACCGTGGCCCTCCAAGCCCGCTTCACCGGCCGGCTCTCCGACCCCTCCTCCTTTGTCGTGAACCACCGACTGGACTTCGTGCCCCCGCGGACGCCCGTCCCCGCGGTGGAGCGGCTCAAGACCGACTTCATCCACGAGGTCGAGCTGCCCGACGGAACCCGGCGCGCGATCGAGGTTTCGCCCAGTTCGCTGGACTTCATTCCCCTGGGCGAGGTTCCGCCGCTCTTCGTGAGGGCGCTTCTCCTGGCCGAGGACGCCGGCTTCTTCGGCCATCGAGGCCTCGACCTCTCGGAGGTCCCGGTGGCCTTGGCCACGGACTGGGCACGGGGCTCGGCGGCGCGAGGGGCCTCCACCCTGACCCAGCAGCTCGCCAAGAACCTCTTCCTCTCCCGCGAGAAGAGCCTGGGTCGCAAGCTTCAGGAGCTCGCGCTCACCCTGCTCCTGGAGTCGGCCCTGGGCAAGAACCGGATCCTGGAGATCTACCAGAACATCATCGAGTGGGGTCCGGGGATCTACGGCCTGCGGCCGGCGGCGCGCCACTACTTCGGCAAGGAGCCGCGAGACCTCAGCGTCAAGGAGATGGCGTTCCTGGTGGCCTTGATCCCGGGGCCCATCAAATACCAACGCTCCCTCGCAGGGGGAGAGCTCTCGCCCGGCTTCGAACCTCTGGTCACCCACCTCCTGAGCAAACTCCGATCGGTGGAGGCGATCACGGATGAGGAGTACGAACAAGCCCGCGAGGAGAAACTCGTATTCCGCCGTCCCGAGATGCCCGGGCCCTAA
- a CDS encoding enoyl-CoA hydratase/isomerase family protein: MGGIRVERQGHLVVLRMDKPRGNAIDEPFVEELLRACRELAGDAGVRGVLLASAHPKMFCPGLDLVTLFEYDRPGMERFLVTFGEATLALFSLPKPLLAAIGGHAVAGGCVLALTADHRILRLGSQIGLNEVRVGIPLPWPVAILLKAAVPPASLSRVALLGQNFKDEEARSVGLVHEVLEEVGFEGQCLARLEEFAEKDPTALGRTKAYLREGTIREIIGQEAARAGEFLNAWFGPAGRAGIRQTVEALTKRG; encoded by the coding sequence GTGGGCGGGATTCGGGTGGAAAGGCAAGGACACCTGGTCGTCCTGCGCATGGACAAGCCACGGGGCAACGCCATCGACGAGCCGTTCGTGGAAGAGCTCCTGCGGGCCTGCCGGGAGCTGGCCGGCGACGCGGGGGTCCGGGGGGTGCTTCTGGCCTCCGCTCATCCCAAGATGTTCTGCCCCGGCCTCGACCTCGTGACCCTCTTCGAGTACGACCGGCCGGGCATGGAGCGCTTCCTCGTCACTTTCGGGGAGGCCACGCTGGCCCTCTTCAGCCTCCCCAAGCCGCTCCTCGCCGCCATCGGCGGGCACGCGGTGGCGGGGGGTTGCGTGCTCGCCCTCACCGCCGACCATCGGATCCTGCGGCTGGGCTCCCAGATCGGCCTCAACGAGGTGCGGGTCGGGATCCCTCTTCCCTGGCCGGTGGCCATCCTCCTCAAGGCCGCCGTACCCCCCGCCTCCCTCTCCCGCGTGGCGCTCCTCGGCCAGAACTTCAAGGACGAGGAGGCGCGGTCGGTGGGCCTCGTGCATGAGGTCTTGGAGGAGGTGGGCTTCGAGGGGCAGTGCCTAGCGCGGCTGGAGGAGTTCGCGGAGAAGGACCCAACCGCCCTGGGACGGACCAAGGCCTACCTGCGCGAGGGGACCATCCGCGAGATTATCGGGCAAGAGGCCGCCCGTGCGGGCGAGTTCCTGAACGCCTGGTTCGGCCCCGCTGGACGGGCGGGCATCCGCCAGACCGTGGAAGCGCTCACCAAGCGCGGCTAG
- a CDS encoding radical SAM protein, whose amino-acid sequence MAKVACMFQPGIPAPHLAPLMGREALSERGGVTYRELETRSLLNRCDSPRMPFRWTVNPYRGCAMGCRYCYAAYTHEFMGIKGGDEFHSTVYAKSGGETETARRLSVVRGRGELVALGTATDPYQPGEAEFKVTRRFLELVARQRGLRLSITTKGALVLRDLDLLLRIHERSSLSVHVSLISPRAPLLRALEPWAPPPEVRIEVLRRLVEAGIVAGLSLAPVLPLLTDREADLDELLGRVAAAGVKRMFWNILFLRSPTREKYLRWLAGAFPQHLEAYERAYAGHVYLKGRYRDWLRGRIGRLREKHGLQDGFPVEPAPRAPAVQLPLWG is encoded by the coding sequence ATGGCGAAAGTCGCGTGTATGTTCCAGCCTGGCATCCCCGCCCCTCATCTGGCTCCGCTCATGGGCCGGGAGGCGCTCTCCGAGCGCGGCGGGGTGACCTACCGCGAGCTTGAGACCCGGTCCCTCCTGAACCGCTGCGACTCCCCGCGCATGCCCTTCCGCTGGACGGTCAACCCTTATCGCGGCTGCGCCATGGGCTGCCGCTACTGCTACGCCGCCTACACCCACGAGTTCATGGGGATCAAGGGAGGGGACGAGTTCCACTCCACGGTCTACGCCAAGTCGGGGGGGGAGACTGAGACCGCGAGGCGGCTGAGCGTGGTCCGCGGCCGGGGTGAGCTCGTCGCCCTGGGCACCGCTACCGATCCCTATCAGCCGGGCGAGGCGGAGTTCAAGGTCACCCGGCGCTTCCTGGAGCTCGTCGCCCGCCAGCGTGGCCTGCGGCTCTCGATCACCACCAAGGGCGCGCTCGTGCTCCGCGACCTCGATCTCTTGCTCCGCATCCATGAACGCTCCTCGCTCTCCGTCCATGTTTCCCTGATCTCGCCGCGCGCCCCGCTGCTGCGCGCCCTGGAGCCGTGGGCCCCGCCCCCGGAGGTGCGCATCGAGGTCCTGCGCCGCTTGGTGGAAGCGGGAATCGTGGCCGGCCTCTCCCTCGCCCCCGTCCTGCCCCTGCTCACGGACCGGGAAGCGGACCTGGACGAGTTGCTCGGCCGGGTGGCCGCGGCGGGGGTGAAACGGATGTTCTGGAACATCCTCTTCCTGCGCTCCCCCACACGGGAGAAGTACCTGCGCTGGCTAGCGGGAGCGTTCCCCCAGCACCTCGAGGCCTACGAGCGGGCCTATGCCGGGCACGTCTACTTGAAGGGGCGGTACCGCGATTGGCTCCGGGGCCGCATTGGGCGGCTCCGCGAGAAGCACGGACTTCAGGATGGGTTCCCGGTCGAGCCCGCTCCCCGCGCGCCCGCCGTCCAGCTCCCGCTCTGGGGATGA
- a CDS encoding aldo/keto reductase: MGSSGPEESTASGRATAAGTATYARRFPESAARGHFREALGLHLSSVGLGTYLGRADAAGDQAYREAIAAAVAGGINVLDTAVNYREERSERAVGAALADLAAAGFPREGVVVATKGGYVPARDPEKYFEKQIVGRGLARAEDLVAGCHCMAPGYLRQQLDRSLENLGLGSVDIYYLHNPEQQLDEVEPAIFGVRIRAAFEMLEEEVGRGRVGHYGTATWNGYRIPPGPRALSLEALVARAREVAGESHHFRVVQLPFNVGMPEALVARTQVVAGATGSLLEAAAELGAIVIGSAPLLQGRLARGLPAGLAVTPGLATDAQRALQIARSAPGLTTALVGMARLSHVRENLAVLAVPPLAPAAVAGLLPSR; encoded by the coding sequence GTGGGATCCTCGGGTCCGGAGGAAAGCACGGCGAGCGGGCGCGCGACGGCGGCGGGGACGGCTACCTACGCTCGGAGATTCCCGGAGAGCGCGGCCCGGGGCCACTTCCGGGAGGCTCTCGGTCTCCATCTCTCCTCCGTCGGCCTCGGCACGTACCTGGGGCGAGCGGACGCGGCCGGCGATCAAGCCTACCGCGAGGCCATCGCGGCCGCGGTAGCGGGTGGGATCAACGTTCTCGATACCGCCGTCAACTACCGGGAAGAGCGCAGCGAGCGCGCGGTGGGCGCCGCTCTCGCGGACCTCGCCGCCGCGGGTTTTCCCCGCGAGGGGGTCGTGGTCGCGACGAAGGGAGGCTACGTTCCCGCGCGCGACCCCGAAAAGTACTTCGAGAAGCAGATCGTTGGGCGGGGACTCGCGCGGGCCGAGGATTTGGTGGCGGGCTGCCACTGCATGGCTCCGGGCTACCTGCGCCAGCAGTTGGACAGAAGCCTCGAGAACCTCGGTCTGGGCTCCGTCGACATCTACTATCTCCACAATCCCGAACAACAGCTCGACGAGGTGGAGCCCGCGATCTTCGGCGTGCGCATCCGGGCCGCTTTCGAAATGCTCGAGGAGGAGGTGGGGCGGGGCCGGGTCGGACACTACGGCACCGCGACCTGGAACGGGTACCGCATTCCCCCTGGCCCGCGCGCGCTGTCGCTGGAGGCCCTCGTGGCCCGGGCGCGCGAGGTGGCGGGCGAGAGCCACCACTTCCGCGTGGTCCAGCTCCCGTTCAACGTAGGGATGCCCGAGGCGCTCGTGGCCCGGACCCAGGTCGTGGCGGGCGCGACAGGCTCCCTTCTGGAGGCGGCGGCCGAGCTGGGGGCGATCGTGATCGGCAGCGCCCCCCTCCTCCAAGGCCGGCTGGCCCGCGGCCTGCCGGCTGGCCTGGCCGTGACCCCTGGCCTCGCGACCGATGCCCAACGGGCTCTCCAGATCGCCCGCTCTGCGCCCGGCCTCACCACCGCGCTCGTGGGAATGGCCCGCCTCTCCCACGTGCGCGAGAACCTAGCCGTCCTGGCCGTGCCTCCCCTGGCCCCCGCGGCCGTCGCCGGGCTTCTGCCCTCTCGCTAA